From a region of the Deinococcus misasensis DSM 22328 genome:
- a CDS encoding carbohydrate ABC transporter permease, with protein ELEEAAMVDGASPLQTLFKVLLPVMGPALVTTGLLAFINAWNEYLFALTFTSDNRTVPVVIANYSGASQFELPWANIMAASILVTVPLIILVLIFQRNIISGLTSGAVKG; from the coding sequence GAACTCGAAGAGGCCGCCATGGTTGACGGGGCTTCCCCCCTGCAAACCCTCTTCAAAGTGCTGTTGCCCGTGATGGGTCCCGCTCTGGTCACCACCGGACTGCTGGCCTTCATCAACGCCTGGAACGAGTACCTGTTCGCCCTGACCTTCACCTCCGACAACCGCACGGTGCCCGTGGTGATCGCGAACTACTCTGGGGCTTCACAGTTCGAGTTGCCGTGGGCGAACATCATGGCTGCATCGATTCTGGTGACCGTGCCCCTGATCATTCTGGTGCTGATTTTCCAGAGGAACATCATCTCCGGTCTCACCTCTGGTGCCGTCAAAGGTTGA